The Enterobacter asburiae sequence GCCCGTGAGTTCGATGTCAAGGATCACCAAATCGATAGGATGATTGCGAATGCAGTCAAGAACTTCATGGCTATCGCCAGACTTAAGCTTGACTATGATATTTTTATTTTTCTGTAGCAGGACCTCTATCGACATTCTGACGATAGGATGTTCGTCCATAATGATAACGGATGCCGGTTTCATTTTTAATGCCTCAGATTGTTAAAAGCGTTATGCAGAGTTTTGTAAAACTCTCGAAATGCCGGAAGGATATAAAGTGCAGATCCCTATACCGTAGTATTTCCCTGGAAAGAGCGAAAGCATCCTTGTTTACGTAATGAAAAGAACGGTGCCTCAGCGCGGTCATCTCATTTGGCTGGTGTTGGCAAAAAGGTTTTTCTTATTCAGATTTGGTACGCTTCTTATTATACAGGGTAAGTTTTTTCCGAAAACCCTGTAAATTAACCTCCGCTTATTGGTTTGTATTATCTTCTGGATCTGAATGGCTATTTTTTTAAATTTAGCGGAAATATCCTGTTATCCTATTTACCACATCTTTTCATCTTTATGTAATAACAAAAAATAACAGATGTCTCTTTATGTTGCGATATTGTTAACAAAAGAGAGCCTCAATTCGGAGGGCGAGCCAGGGAAATTGAGGCGAAAAAGTATCCCGCAGAGTGTCAAACCTTCATCTGAAAGTACTTAAGGCGTATCACCGTCGCACCATCATCGCACAGGAGAATATGCTATTCACTTTGCTTTCCGCTCCAGGAGAGTGAAGCGAAGCTGCTTGTTTTTACATCATTATCATCTTATTAACGCCTTCTCCTTTCACTTAACGGATGGAGGAAAGTGCTGCCGTTGATTCAATCTGTGACATTTCACATGGTTTCGGACCATAAATTAGGAATAGTTATAAAATCGAATATATTGTTAAAATTTAACCATTAATTAACATTGAGGGTAAGTAAATTCCTAAAGCGCTTTAGGAAATAAGAGGTTAGTGCGCAAGTTAAAACGTACAGTCTGAGAGGTTATTAAGAAGGTGTAACAATTCCTGGCGATGGCTCAACCCCAGCTTCAGCAGGATGCAGCTGAGACGGTAGATAATGCGGCTATAGGGACGATTCTGCAAAAGGGCAATCTGACGTAACGTCTTACCGCGGGCAAGCTCCTGCAGAATGGGCCATTCGTTGCGGGAAAACCAGTCTTTGTCGGAACCCTGCGGGGGGCGAGAATCCATCAGGCTGTGCTGAAGTCCTGCCGCGTTCATCTGACGTTCCAGCACGTGAAAAGGGCCTGCCGCCTTGCAGAACAGGCGGGTATCATAATTATCTGCCCGGACCAGAAGCCACGGCGTCAGGAAGGGGGGATACAGGCTATGCCTTCTTAACCGATCCAGCTGATCGATAAGCCCGGTGGAACGGCTTTCAATATCCACCACCAGACGGGCTGAAGGCCATTGGAACTGGGCGCCCAGCGCATCATCCAGTGAGGTGTAGTCACAACAGCTGCTCAGGGGAAACTGCCCATTGAGAAAACCGGTGCGCAGAAAATGATCTTCCGTAACAAGGATAATAAACGGAGCATCGGTTTTTCGGGGCTGGCTGATGGACTGGCTCAAAAATTCGAGCCGGTCGAAAAAGGGGGGAGCAAATGGTGAGCGCGTAAATCCCAGTGCATCACTTCCTGTACGCCGCCGCCGGTAACGGCGCACTGTCATTCGCATGGTCTCCCTCCTGGAAATGGCGTTTTAATCCTCCGGCCATGTCCAGGACGGCCAGTAATACCCCTGGCCGAAATCTGCGCCTGCCTGCAGTGCCCAGGTGCGATCGCGTTCAGTCTCAATACCTTCGATAAGCACGCTCCCGGCCAGTTGAAAGCAACGTGAAACCAGTTGCCTCAGCGCAGGCGTGGCGCGTAAACGCCAGAATGCGTCCTTATCAATTTTGATGCCGCTCAACGGTAACCGACAAAATAAAAACGGCTGAATGATAATTTCGTCAATATCATCCAGCCATATACTGTGCCCCTGCTGCCGGAGTGTCCGCATGTTCTGAATGGCGCTCTGCATCTGTGCGGCAGAGAACGTCAGAAAAACAGGGGGATCAACAATCTCAATATTCAGCGGCGTGTTTTTCAGTTTGATGAGCCGCTGAAAAGACGCTGGCTCTGTCAGAACGGTTATCGGCAAATTAATAAAAAGGTTATGACCGTGCGGCGTATTTTTTAGTGCGGCAAGCTGCGCTTCAAGCAGCGTCATTGACCAGCCTGCTGGCTGATGGCGGAAAAAATCCTCGCTGTAGCATGTGTCTGACAGGACGCTTAGTACCTCCACGCCAACCCGTCGTTGAGAGGTGAGGGCGACGACAGGCTCCAGTTTGATGCCGACGATGTCCTGAGAAATGTCGTGTAACCGGGGGGGCGTATCGAACGGGTTGTGCGCTGTCACTCCATTATCCTGTTGTCTGTCAGCCTCCAGGCGGCCGGGATACCTCGCTCTAGTGTGACGAGCTGACGTTCCGGAAAACAGCAGGCGTTACTTAAATGCAACTAAGCCTTTTCGCAGTGCTGAATTTTACGGTGAAACAGGGATAAATGTTGAGAAAATAGCCGTATTTACAATCGGCTAGGGGTAATTGCCCCGGAAAACGGAAAAGGCATTGACTCACCTGCCATTGACCGTATAATTCTTCGCGTTTCACCACCGCGAAGTACACTCTTCTCAGTGCGCCCTTAGCTCAGTTGGATAGAGCAACGGCCTTCTAAGCCGTAGGTCGTAGGTTCGAATCCTACAGGGCGTGCCATTCTCACTTCTACTAACGTCTCCCAAAGTCTACTAAATCCAGTAATACCAAGCCATTAAGCTAAATCTCGCTCTCCCTACGTCTACTAAATTGTATTGAAATCCACACCAAAGTGGGGGTACATTCGGGGGTATATACAGGTTCAATGGAAAGAGATACCCCCAATGAAGTTAACGGCACGCCAGATAAGCACAGCTAAGCCTCAGGACAAGCCCTACAAACTGGCGGATGGCGGTGGCCTGTACCTGCTAGTTAACCCGAATGGTTCCCGATACTGGCGCCTGAAGTACCGCCTGGCAGGAAAAGAAAAGCTCCTTTCAATTGGCGTTTTCCCTGATGTAACCCTCGCTGAGGCAAGAGATAAGCGAAATGAAGCGAAACGATTACTCGCTAATGGTGAAGATCCGTCTGAGGTTAAGCAGGCGGAGAAGCAAGCCAGAATACTCGCGGTGAATAACAGTTTTGAGTCTCTTGCACTTGAATGGCATGAACATAAGAAACCGAATTGGTCTTCCGGTTATGCTGACGACATTCTCGAATATCTGCGAAAAGATATTTTCCCTTATATCGGTAGAAAGGCGATTACCGATATCAAACCCATGGACATGCTTTCTGTTCTGAAGAAGATGGAGGAACGCGGTGTCCTGGATAAGCTGAAGAAAACGAGACAGGCTTGCCGCCAGATATTCACTTATGCTGTCATCACCGGAAGGGCCGAGTACAACCCAGTCACTGATTTGGCTGGGGCTCTGAAATCTCCCAAGCAGCAACATTTCCCTCATCTCTCACCAGATCAACTTGGTCCCTTCAGACAAGCTGTCGACGCATATAGCGGCAGTAAAATTACCCGCATCGCGACATTACTTCTCATGTACCTCAGTGTCCGAACTATCGAACTTCGTGCTGCTGAGTGGCATGAATTTGAGCTGAGCAAAGATCTCTGGCTAATCCCAAAAGAGCGCATGAAGATGCGTCGGCCACACCTCGTTCCTATTCCCAAACAAGCTAAGGATCTGTTGCTCGAACTCAAAGAGATTACTGGCAGAGGAAAGTATGTTTTCCCTGGACGTAATGACGCAGGTAAGCCGATGAGCGAAGCCAGCATTAACCAGGTGATTAAACGTATTGGCTATGGCGGTCAAGCTACTGGCCATGGCTTCAGGCATACCATGAGTACTGTGTTACATGAACAGGGATTCAATTCTGCTTGGATAGAGGCGCAGCTGGCGCATTCTGACAGAAACACGATACGTGGTACCTACAATCATGCTCAGTATATTGATGGACGGCGTGAGATGCTTCAGTGGTATGCGGACTATCTTGATGAACTTGTCGTAGTGGTTCAAAAAAAGAATGCGTGAATATTTTGCTGTATGAATATACAGCTCGATCTAGACATATATACTTCAGTAGACGATAATCCCATGAAAGAAAATGGTTATGTTTAGGTTGGAACCGAAGACCCATGCACCTCTGTGGGCTGGCATAGCCGCAAATTTAAGAAGCGCGAGGTGGCGTTATGGCGAAGAAAGTTTACCCAAAAGAAATTAAAAGTTGGTTTTCTTTAAAAAATTACGAGACTTTCCAGTCACTGACTATTGAACAAATTCTGCGTGAATTAGAGTTTAGGGTGATGTTTGCCATTGATTACACATCTGATGATGAAGAATCAAACGAAGGCTGGCTTCATACTAAAAGTCGCTTACTTGAAGAAATAATGAAGGGAGTTACTCTATCCTCAGATCTTTCTGATCTTGTATTCCCAGAGTTATCAGATAATACCTCTGTCAGAGGTAACAAAAACTCTGATCCCATCGAGTACAGAATTAATGGTATTCCTGTTATCTCCAATCAACACGCCTTAAGGCCTTACCAAGAAGAGTTAAGTGGTGACGAATCTATAACTCCTTTCAGCATGGGTGATTTAGCAAGCTACTACCGTTTTTATCTTCGTCATAAACACATTGTTCATGGCCATCGAATTTCAGAAATCAACGATGGTAGAATATTTTCATGTGTCAGTGCTGTAGAAGATGGAAGTTCAGAATTCGAAGATGAAGTAGTTATCAAGGTTAATCTTGCATCTTACACGGATGATGAGTTGATAGCCGAGTTTAAGGAACTTCTTAAAGAATGGCGATTCGAGTTGGACATTGATGAACCGCAAGCCAGTAAATCTAGAGTAGGGATCTCAACTATCAAAAAAATTATTACATATAAAGTATTCCCTTTTCTGGATCTTATACTTTGGGAGGTAATCAATGGTAGAAAAATTAGTCATGATTTAGCTTCACGTTTGTTGTTCCCAGATGATGAGGACGAGGTTATTGGTGGACAGCAGGTTAAGGATACAATCCGCCCGTTTGTTGAAAAAATAATCAATGAGGACACTTTCCCTCTAGTAAAACATTACGTTAAGAAAAACAGCTACCTCAAAACTATGAGAATTTCAGATGTTATGAAACTCTCCGAAGACTGAGCTAACAAATTTCGCTAAATGTTATGACGTCTGTTTTTACTGGATAAAGTATTTGTTTTTTTTTATGCCTTTGTGAAGATGTTAGGGTGAGATATTTGCTCCTGTAGACCCATATCAACTACAGGAGCAGTTAAAATGTCTCAAACACTTATCCGCCTCCCAGAAGTCCAACGTAGAACAGCGCTAGGGAAGGCTTGGATCTACCGTCTTATGAGCCAGGGTAAATTTCCGTCCTCCGTCAAAATTGGCTCCCGTGCCATTGCCTTCGTTGAAAGTGAAGTTGATGACTGGATTAACCAGCGCATCGAAGACTCACGTAAGGAGGTTGCCTGACTCCGCATACTTTTACGAATAACTTGCGTGAAATTGCGATCACCCTTTGGCAGGATCGTTATGTCGCGACAGCTACCAACTAATTAACGACAGGTAAATCATCATGACTGAATTTTATGCCCCTACCGGGGATGGACTCGCTCAACCTAAAATCGGCCAGCACGGCATTTCTACGCCAACCATGAGTAGTCTGGAAATGGTCGATTACATTAATGCCGAACGTCAGTTGAAAGCAGAAGAGGAGGGGATGTCATTCCCATGCAAGAAATACCGCAAGCTTCGCCACGACAGTTTTATGGCGAAAGTGCCAAAAGTCTTAGGTGAAACTCAATCTCCAAAATTTTTTGGAGATTACATTGATGGCAAAGGGCGAGCCCAATCCTGCTACAACTTCCCCAAACGCGAGGCCTGTCTGATGGCAATGAGCTATAGCTATGAGCTGCAGGCCAAGGTTTACGACTATATGGAAGAGTTAGATCGCCAGGCTCATGGCTACCTCAATTACTCAGTCCAAGAACTACAGGCAATTGTGGCTGGAGCTCGTAAGGTATCTGATGAAGACTCAAGTGATGCTGGCCGCCGTTTGCGTAAACGTCAGGACGATCTGGTACTGCTTGAAAAAGCGGAATCGCTGGTAGAAAGTCTCAGTCAGTTGAAGCTCGATTTTATCGGTAGCGATCGTGATAAGGAGATTCATTAATGTGTCAGGAGCAAAAACTTAATCCAGTTAATGAGCTTGAGAGAATCAGGGCGCTTGCAGTCGCTGCCGGCTATTTATCCACTACCGGGAAAGAAGCAACGCTGCTTTATGAGCTTGTAGATTTAGTAGGGGAAATCGCCCGTAAGGCACTCGAGCATGAAGGCGTATTATAGATTTCGTTACTATGGGTGGCTTACGCCACCCCATATTTTCATCCGTTCACCTTCCTTCCCGCGTTTCTCTACTGGCCATACATCTCAGAGGCCTTCAGGCGTATAAATCGCTTTATCGTGGCTGTATTCGCCGTTCCATGTCTTTTTCATCGGCAGTTCACCTTTCATATACAGCTGGTATAGGCGATGACAGCCTTTCTCCAGAAACACAGGTGTAAACTTTGTGAAAGCATCCTTGCCGTGCGGGGTTATCTGCGTCTGGTCTTCTGTGAGATATTTGTCGCGGGCATATGAGGCGACACGCCTGCGGGGATCTTTCTCAGAATCACGTTGCTCGTTGAACACCCAGTCACGCTCGAATACCCACCACATCATTTTGTTGATATTGACGCCATTAAGAGCCTTGCAGAATGCAGGGATCGTCATGCCTTTGGTGAAGTGTTTCTCCAGACTTTCAACGGTGGCGCTGAGCGTTTTATTTTCCAGCGAAGCGGCTTCGGCTCGTTCTTCGGCCTCGATAACCATCAGCGCCAGCTCTTTACGGCTGACTGGCAGGGCAATTGCGTCACGCTGTGTGAAGTAAAACTCCACCAGGTCTTCGTGGTAACCCCATGCCTGATCGGTTTCCAGCATTTTTGCGTGATTGGCTGCGCCACGTTCGGTCCAGAGAATCAACTGACTCGTATATTTGCTAACCAACCCTCTTAAAGAGGGGAGCCTTTTGAACTCCTGCAATTCAGCACCTTCCACTTTGAAGAAGTGGTTAACGCTATCGAACGCGATAAGGCATTAGCCTGGGTTGATCACAATATCAAAGTGCCTCTGACAGAGCCGCAGAAGGTAGGCATCGCATCTTTCTGCCCGTACAACATCGGGCCAGGTAAATGCTTCCCTTCGAAGTTCTATAAGCGCATCAATGCTGGTGACCGTAAAGGGGCTTGCGAAGCAATCCGCTGGTGGATTAAAGACGGTGGACGTGATTGCCGACTAACCAAAGGCCAGAAGAATGGCTGCTATGGTCAGCTGGAACGACGCGATCAGGAAAGCGCACTGGCATGCTGGGGAATAGAGCAGTGAAATTTAATTTTTTCCCAGTCGCGGTTTTACTCATTGCAGCCCTGTCAGTCGCGCTCGTTAAAAGTTGCTCAGACGCCAGCAGGCTACAGAGTGATAATGACATTCTGCGGAGTGACAATACTTTGCAGGGGCAGGTGATCGCCACTCAGGCATTCAACTTTAATCGGTTCAATCAGGTTGCAGAACACGCTAACAGGCTTAACTCTCTAATCGACACCAGTACCGAAGAAACCGTAATCGAATACCGGGAGATTCTCCGCCGTGACAAAACCTGTGATCTGCCTGTTCCTGCTGACATTGCTGGCGGGCTGCTCGAATACGCGTACCGTTTACGTTCCAGCGCAATGCACACCGATACCGACGGAACTGACGCAGCCGATGATAGTACCGCTGCCGCCAGCTCAATGACGTACTGCCAGGCTGTTTTGTGGATAAAGCCGCTGCTTGCCGTGATTGAGAAGGGGAACAATAATCTGGCTGGTATAAGACAGATAGAGCTGGAAAGGAAAAACTAGGGATGGCTCGTCCTTGAGCACACGGGTATTTTTGAACGACGGCTTTACCTGACATAGCAAAGCACCTTTAAATTCTAGAAAAGACTCAATATTTAACAAGCGAAGCGCATCAACCCCAAAAAAAGCCCCCACAAGGAGGGCTAGAGGAGTCTCAGTTTCACATGCTCTTTTTATCGATGTTTCCCTGGAGTTGGCATTCTCCTCATCAGAGTCATGAATAGCCTGGCAGCAACCAAGAGATCAACAAGCGCAAGCGGTTGTAATAGGAATAGCCTCAGGCTGTTGGTGACAAGTATTTTCTCGAATAGTAGATGATTATTGGTATATCCCCATAAAAAATAACTAAATATTTGACGCGGTTAATTGAGTTTTCGAACTGATGATTAACTGCGTTGAGCTATACTCTTGGTTGAGTAAAAGAATGGGAGCGTGTTATGAATATTCATCTACGTAGTACCAAAACAGGTAAAGTCATGACTCAGGAGGAATGGCTACACTCGTTAAATGAGTGGGAAGATGAAGGAGGCGCTCCTGGTCATGCTGATGAATTCATAGAAGTTTATAAGAATGATGAAGAAAATGAGGAAACTGTTCCACTTTCTGGTGGTAAAGCTCGACATATGAAGTCTTAAGAAAAAACATAACTATGGTGGTTCTTTCTTAGGACCAATTGAATGCTGTTTAGTTTAGGAGATGCGAAACTTTAGGGTGCGGCAAATATTTTACCTCCCTGAGTGGATGCTCTATTTGTAATTTATTTGTAAGTATTTTATTTAATATGCCCAGTAATTAATGATATGGTGCCGGGATGTTTTTAGTAACAGCAAATGTGTGATTTATTTTCGATATTGCTACTATAATAAATATACAGCAATTTGCTGTCATTATCACTGGAGTTACCCATGAAAGCTAAACATATGAACATCTCTAATGAGCGGTCCCAGGACAAGAATAATGGGAAAGAAAAAGGGAAGGATCGAAACAATGATGAGCAGGATAAAAAATCGGCCAAAAGAGATCAGAAATAAAAAACACATGAATTATTAAGGAGTATATATGTCCGGACGTCCTGATTTTGATGATCCTGCCCCTGATTTAGAACCTTCTCCTCAAGAGGAACCGCTTGACCTTCCTGGAGAGGGACAACCATCAAGTCCACTTGAACCCGATGATAAAAGAGATTTACAAAATTAGCATATAATAATTAAACCGCCTAAGGGCGGTTTAATATAATGATTATTTATTGGTCATCTCAGCACCTAGTTGAATGATTAAATACGTATTTAAGAAGGGTTTTGACGTTTGGGGTGAATGCTTATTATTATCTACGTCCCAATAAAAAACCTAATGCAAAAGCTGCACTGGTTAATATTGCAATGCATGTTCGAGGGTTTGATTTTATTTTTGATTTTATATCGTCAGAGTGGCTGCGTATGGCATCGTTGGTTTGTGCTGCGTATTTTTTTGCGGTTTCTATTACAGGATGTTCTGATGGATTAATTGCTCCCCCAAAACTTCCTTCCATATCACCAAGTTTCTCTTGGTTTTTATCTGCGGATTTAGTGAACATAAATACTCCTGGGATTGTGTGGTGCATTAATCATAGCAGAAATTAAATATTTAGCTGTAAAGGTGTGCAAGTAACACTTTTATAGACCTTAACATGCCTTAAATAGTGGTTTTTAGTTGCTTTTGTTATATGACGTTTTAGTGGGTCTGTACATATAGGGGAGTGGTGCATATTTGCCATAATGTCATGAATCATCTATACATAAGTATCTGATTCGCTCATTAACGATTTGTGTTTGGTTGAGTGTTAATGAGTTATTTATAGGAGGGAAAATGAATTCTGATAACATCAAGAATGAAATCGAAAAAGAAATTTCGTCTTTCATTTCAAAAAAAATGGTTGAGTTGAGAAAAAAAACAGGGAAGGAAGTCTCTGATGTTGAGTTTATTCCTATAGAAACTATGTCTGGCCTCCAGGGTTATAGTATAAAAATCAAGCTTATTTAAGGTTTGCAGTAAGTACTCGGTACCACAACAATCCTAAGTCACTGGCATCCGCTGGTGGCTTTTTTTATGCGCATCGCACGCGTACAAATAAGAAAGTCTTTCAGCTGTGAGCCTTGGCAACCCGTTAACTTTCGGCGGCTTTGCCGTGCGACAGGCTCACGCCTAAAAGGAAAATCAAATGCAGGTCACTATTGATGGTGTCCCGTATGCACCCGCCTGCGCAATTTCATCGCGGATCGGCATTGCAATATCCACACACCAGCGCGCTGACGTTCTGAAACGAGCGCTCGAACAGCACATGAAGCACCTGCCAGCTGGAGCGCTGGTGGTGGTTGTAGATGATGGTTCGAAACCGGCCGCGGTAGGACCTGACGGCGTGCAGCTGCTTCGCCATGAAACATCACTCGGCATTGTTGCTTCGAAGAATGCCAGCCTGTCAGCCCTGATGGATGCCGGGTGCGAACATCTTTTTTTATGGGATGATGACGCCTGGCCCATCGCTGACAACTGGCACCTCCCTTACATCGAATCACCAGAACCTCATCTTGCTTACCAGTTTCTCGATCTTGCTGGTCGCAATAAGCTGAATGACCTTTCGGAGCTTTACCGTGACGATCAGCATGTGGCGTATACTGGCCAGCGCGGCGTGATGCTTTATTACCACCGCAGCGCCATCGAGAAGGTGGGCGGATTCGATCCGGTTTATGGACGCGGCATGTACGAGCACAGCGACCTCGCCCTGCGGATTCATAACGCTGGCCTCACGACGTGGGCTTACGCTGATGTCGTCGGTTCAGAAATGCTGATTCATTCTCTTGATGAGCATGAGGCCGTAGAGCGTTCGGTACCGAAACCAGACCGGCAGGCGCTGGTGGAACGTAACGTTAAAATCCACAACGAACGGCGTGATACCGGGTTTACTGGTTACGTGGAGTATCGGCGGCAGCGCGACGTGGTTATAACTACTCTGCTGACCAGCCAGCCTGACCCGCAGCGCGGTACGAAAATGCTGGCCGCACCTGACATGCTGAGCAAATGGGCGGTATCGCTGCGTAACTGTCGACGTATTGCGCTGGTGGATGAACTGCAGACAGCCCCGGCAGATGTTGAGCTGTACCGCGTTCCTGACGTGAAGATGAACGTCTACTTCCGGCGCTGGCTGCACATCTGGCAGCATCTACGCGCTCACCCTGAATACCGGTTCGTCTGGTGTACCGATGGTACCGATGTCGAAATGCTTCGCGCGCCATGGGATGAAATGCAGCCAGGGTATGTTTACGTCGGTTCCGAACCGAAGACCTACGCCGACACCTGGGCAAAGCAGAATCATCCTGAGCGTATCTATCAGGAGTTCATTGAAGCGCACCGCAATAATGTGATGCTTAACGCTGGTCTGCTGGGTGGCAGCCGCACTGATGTAATGGCGTTCGCTCACGGCATCATCCGTCTTTACTACCGGATCGAAAGTTATCGCTTCTGGAAGAAAGAGCAGGCTGGCGCTGCAGTGGGTGACATGCTGGCGTTCGGTATTATCGCTCATTCATTCGCAGGAAAGGTGATTACCGGACCTCATGTGCACACCGTTTTCAAAACTGATGGGATCGGTAAGGAGGTCGCATGGTGGAAACACAAGTGA is a genomic window containing:
- a CDS encoding helix-turn-helix domain-containing protein; its protein translation is MRMTVRRYRRRRTGSDALGFTRSPFAPPFFDRLEFLSQSISQPRKTDAPFIILVTEDHFLRTGFLNGQFPLSSCCDYTSLDDALGAQFQWPSARLVVDIESRSTGLIDQLDRLRRHSLYPPFLTPWLLVRADNYDTRLFCKAAGPFHVLERQMNAAGLQHSLMDSRPPQGSDKDWFSRNEWPILQELARGKTLRQIALLQNRPYSRIIYRLSCILLKLGLSHRQELLHLLNNLSDCTF
- a CDS encoding EAL domain-containing protein; translated protein: MTAHNPFDTPPRLHDISQDIVGIKLEPVVALTSQRRVGVEVLSVLSDTCYSEDFFRHQPAGWSMTLLEAQLAALKNTPHGHNLFINLPITVLTEPASFQRLIKLKNTPLNIEIVDPPVFLTFSAAQMQSAIQNMRTLRQQGHSIWLDDIDEIIIQPFLFCRLPLSGIKIDKDAFWRLRATPALRQLVSRCFQLAGSVLIEGIETERDRTWALQAGADFGQGYYWPSWTWPED
- a CDS encoding integrase arm-type DNA-binding domain-containing protein: MKLTARQISTAKPQDKPYKLADGGGLYLLVNPNGSRYWRLKYRLAGKEKLLSIGVFPDVTLAEARDKRNEAKRLLANGEDPSEVKQAEKQARILAVNNSFESLALEWHEHKKPNWSSGYADDILEYLRKDIFPYIGRKAITDIKPMDMLSVLKKMEERGVLDKLKKTRQACRQIFTYAVITGRAEYNPVTDLAGALKSPKQQHFPHLSPDQLGPFRQAVDAYSGSKITRIATLLLMYLSVRTIELRAAEWHEFELSKDLWLIPKERMKMRRPHLVPIPKQAKDLLLELKEITGRGKYVFPGRNDAGKPMSEASINQVIKRIGYGGQATGHGFRHTMSTVLHEQGFNSAWIEAQLAHSDRNTIRGTYNHAQYIDGRREMLQWYADYLDELVVVVQKKNA
- a CDS encoding AlpA family transcriptional regulator, which gives rise to MSQTLIRLPEVQRRTALGKAWIYRLMSQGKFPSSVKIGSRAIAFVESEVDDWINQRIEDSRKEVA
- a CDS encoding Rha family transcriptional regulator, which translates into the protein MTEFYAPTGDGLAQPKIGQHGISTPTMSSLEMVDYINAERQLKAEEEGMSFPCKKYRKLRHDSFMAKVPKVLGETQSPKFFGDYIDGKGRAQSCYNFPKREACLMAMSYSYELQAKVYDYMEELDRQAHGYLNYSVQELQAIVAGARKVSDEDSSDAGRRLRKRQDDLVLLEKAESLVESLSQLKLDFIGSDRDKEIH
- a CDS encoding addiction module toxin, GnsA/GnsB family, producing the protein MNSDNIKNEIEKEISSFISKKMVELRKKTGKEVSDVEFIPIETMSGLQGYSIKIKLI
- a CDS encoding glycosyltransferase family 2 protein, encoding MQVTIDGVPYAPACAISSRIGIAISTHQRADVLKRALEQHMKHLPAGALVVVVDDGSKPAAVGPDGVQLLRHETSLGIVASKNASLSALMDAGCEHLFLWDDDAWPIADNWHLPYIESPEPHLAYQFLDLAGRNKLNDLSELYRDDQHVAYTGQRGVMLYYHRSAIEKVGGFDPVYGRGMYEHSDLALRIHNAGLTTWAYADVVGSEMLIHSLDEHEAVERSVPKPDRQALVERNVKIHNERRDTGFTGYVEYRRQRDVVITTLLTSQPDPQRGTKMLAAPDMLSKWAVSLRNCRRIALVDELQTAPADVELYRVPDVKMNVYFRRWLHIWQHLRAHPEYRFVWCTDGTDVEMLRAPWDEMQPGYVYVGSEPKTYADTWAKQNHPERIYQEFIEAHRNNVMLNAGLLGGSRTDVMAFAHGIIRLYYRIESYRFWKKEQAGAAVGDMLAFGIIAHSFAGKVITGPHVHTVFKTDGIGKEVAWWKHK